A stretch of Colletotrichum lupini chromosome 2, complete sequence DNA encodes these proteins:
- a CDS encoding heterokaryon incompatibility protein, with product ELLEGILPESLPHLYRDAACFVRKLGVRYLWIDALCIIQTGDGLADWRHESTLMDKVYSHAFCNLSALSGLDSSNSLFTGGTSILADHHLTTKSKHPLLGTPPFWAPQQNIASVGIPIIG from the coding sequence GAGCTTTTAGAAGGCATTCTTCCAGAGAGCCTACCACATCTTTATCGAGATGCAGCTTGTTTTGTTCGGAAACTTGGTGTACGTTATCTCTGGATAGATGCTCTCTGCATCATTCAAACGGGAGATGGCTTGGCCGACTGGCGACACGAGTCGACCCTGATGGATAAGGTGTATTCTCACGCATTCTGCAACTTGTCGGCTCTGTCTGGACTGGACAGTTCAAATTCCCTATTTACAGGCGGGACGTCGATTCTTGCCGACCACCACTTAACCActaagtcaaagcacccacttttaggcaccccccccttttgggcaccccaaCAAAACATAGCatctgttggtatccctattatagggtag